Genomic segment of Thermus thermamylovorans:
GCTCCTCCCCAGAAAGCACCCCCAGCCCCGCCGCCAGAAGGGCCAGGGGCAAAACGAGCCAGTTGAGCCAGCCGAGGAGGGGCAGGAGGGCGGGAAGGAGCAGGATGAGGGCCGCCACCGCCAGGACCAGGCTAAAGGTGCGCACGGCCCCAGTCTAGCCGAAGAAGAAGCCGAAGAAGACCTCCCGGGCGAGGCGCAAAACCTCCTGGATGGGTCCCCGGAGCACGGTGAGGATGAGGAGGAAGGAAAGCCAGGCGTACTGCTCCAGCCGCCAAAGAAGGGGTTGCCAGGAAAGGGGAAGAAGGCTTTGCAGGATCTTGGAGCCGTCCAAGGGGGGTATGGGCAGGAGGTTGAAGATCGCCAGGACCAGGTTGATGGAGCTGGCGAAGAAGAGGGCCAGGGCCAAAAGGCCCAAGGGGGTCTGCCCCTCCCCCTGGAAGGTGAGGGCGACCCCCAGGGGGTCTACGGCATAGAGCCCCCGCACCAGGAGGGCGAAGAGCACCGCCAGGACCAGGTTGATGACGATCCCGGCGATGGAGACCACGAAGAGCCCCAGCCGGTAGTGGGAGAAGGCCGCGGGGTTGACGGGCACCGGCCTGGCCCAGCCGAAGCCCACGAAGAGGAGGAGGACCGTGCCCAGGGGGTCGAGGTGCTTCAAGGGGTTCAGGGTGATCCGCCCCTGGCGCTTGGCGGTGGGGTCCCCGAAGAGGTAGGCGCTGTAGGCGTGGCCCAGCTCGTGGAGGACCAGGCTGAAGACCAAAGCGGCGAAGGCCAGGAAGAAGGCCAGGGGGTCCTGCTGCAGGAGGGCGATCATAGCCCGATGGCCCGGTAAAGGGCGGCGAGCAGCCCAGCCAGCCCCTGGACCACGGCCCCCGTGACCCCGGTGAAGGAGAGGACCAGGAAGATGACGATGAAGCCCAAGGGGCCGTAGGCGGCCAGCCGGTCCAGGAAACGGCGGGCCTCGAAGCTGCCCACGGCGTAGAGGGCCTTGGCCCCGTCTAAGGGCGGCACGGGGAAGAGGTAGATGGCGGCATGCAGGAGCATGAGCCGCTGCCCCCAAAGGAGGCCCTCGCCGAAGGGGTAGGGGAGGAAGCGGGAGAGAAGTCCGTAGAGGAAGGCCATGGCGAAAAAGCCCAGAGGCCCCATGAGGGCCACCCAGGCCCCCTTCTTCCCCGGAAGTTGGGTGGGGACGAACCGGGGCCAGCCGAAGCCCAGGAGGACCAGGAGGATGAGGCCGAAGGGGTCCAGGTGGACCCGGGGGTCCAGGGTGAGGAAGCCGTAGCGCCTGGGGGCGGTGTCCCCGTAGCGGTCCGCCAGGCGGGCCTGGAAGAGGTTGTGGGCGATGAGGCCCAAGGCTCCGAGGAGGAAGGCCAGGAGGAAGACCGGCGGGTCATTGAGGAGCGGAAAGAGTCCCATCCCCCACCAGTTTACGGGCTAGCTCGAGCTCCTCCGCAAAGGTCCGCACCTCCCCCCGGGTGCGGGCCTCCGCCACCCGGCGCAGGATCTCCCCCACCCTGGGCCCCGGCTTGAGGCCCAGCTGGAGAAGGTCCCGGCCCATGAGGACTCGGCGCCTTTGGCTGAGCCAAGCCTCCTTCTCCGGGAAGAGGGCCAAAAAGGCGCTCCTCAGGGGTTCCTTCTCCAAGGCCTCCCGCTCCGCCTCCAGGGGTTCCCCCCCGGCGGCCTTCAGCAACACGCTGAGCCCCTCCTGAAGGCGCCTGGGCAGGCCCAGGGCCTGGGCCCGCCCCAGGGGCTCCTCCTGGAAGAAGAGCAGGAGGAGCAAGCGGGCTTCGGGGAGGAGCCTTTCCCCTCGCGCCTCCTCCCGGGGGGGGCGGAGCCTCCCGAAGGGTTCGGGGGGGGGAAGGCGGAGGCCGTAAAGGGGAGCCAGGGCCCCGAGCTCCTCCAAAAGGGCCAAAGCCCCGTAAAAGGTCTCCTCCTCCAGGGTCAGAAAGAGTTCGTCCCGCAGACGGCTGCGACTGGCGGTGCGCAGGACCTCGGGGAGGAGGGCCGGGGGCAGGGCGGAAAGGGCCTCCTCGGCCAGGCGAAAGGCTAGCCTAGCGGCAAGGCGCGCCCCCCGGACGATGCGGCTGGGATCCTCCACGAAGGCGAGGGGGTGCAGGGGGCGGAGGAGGCGGAGCTCCAGGTCCTTAAGCCCTCCGTAGGGGTCCAGAAGCTCCAAAGAGGCCAGGGAGAGGGCCATGGCGTTCACGGTATAGTCCCGCCGTTCTAGATCCTTGGCGATGGGGGCCGGACGCACCTGAGGCAGGGCCCCGGGGTAGGGGTAGACCTCCTCCCGGCTTTCCGCCAGGTCCAGGACCAGGCCGAAGGAGAGGCGCACCCGGGCGGTGCCGAAGGCGTAGTGCAGCCCGTAGCTTCCTCCGAACCGCTCCACCAGGAAGCGGGCCACTTCCCCCGCCCGGACCCCCGGCTCCAGCACCAGGTCGATGTCCGGCCCTGACCGCCCCAAAAGGGCGTCCCGCACCGAGCCCCCCACCAGGTAGATCCCTTGGGGGAAGGCCTCCTTGAGGGCCAGGAGCACGCGCCTGGCCCCCTCGGGCAGGGCCTCCAGGAGCCTCTCCCCCAAAGGCTTCTCCCCTGGAGGCCGCTTGCGGTATAGGTCGGTGCGGGTGAAAATGCCGAGCAACCGCCACCCCTCCCCCAACCGCTCCCCCACCAACACCCGCCCGCCCCCCTCCTTCAGGTAGGGCTCCACCCGGGAAAGGGGGGTTTCCGGGGGTAGGACCACCGCCCGGGCCAGGAAGCCTTCCACCGGGTGGTCGGAAAGGCCAAGCCGCTCCGCCTTCCTCAGGTCCCGCCTGCG
This window contains:
- a CDS encoding site-2 protease family protein produces the protein MGLFPLLNDPPVFLLAFLLGALGLIAHNLFQARLADRYGDTAPRRYGFLTLDPRVHLDPFGLILLVLLGFGWPRFVPTQLPGKKGAWVALMGPLGFFAMAFLYGLLSRFLPYPFGEGLLWGQRLMLLHAAIYLFPVPPLDGAKALYAVGSFEARRFLDRLAAYGPLGFIVIFLVLSFTGVTGAVVQGLAGLLAALYRAIGL
- a CDS encoding site-2 protease family protein, translated to MIALLQQDPLAFFLAFAALVFSLVLHELGHAYSAYLFGDPTAKRQGRITLNPLKHLDPLGTVLLLFVGFGWARPVPVNPAAFSHYRLGLFVVSIAGIVINLVLAVLFALLVRGLYAVDPLGVALTFQGEGQTPLGLLALALFFASSINLVLAIFNLLPIPPLDGSKILQSLLPLSWQPLLWRLEQYAWLSFLLILTVLRGPIQEVLRLAREVFFGFFFG
- a CDS encoding CBS domain-containing protein — encoded protein: MRVVVAHENLDFDALGSMALAGKLFPGSVLVLVGGLEGPLKEIAPLLEDRLDLVPAAEVSLGKVSEVVLVDNARPERIGPFKALVGRVPFLVYDHHPRAPGDVPAVGGRVAEVGATVSLLVPLLRERGLPLTPLEATLAYAGIWEDTGGFSFPSTTPWDLEAARFLAERGAEVPRVRTWVRPQLGEDARSVLKALLKTARVVEKGGFRLLLARAEEEGYVPALAPLAHTLLDLHEADGVLLVLRLGKDTLLIARSRGRLDVARWLARVGGGGHPRAAFARVRGARGAVGRLLESLEAFLEPEARLVEAMTSPVETLAPTSVREALRLLEERGYGAMPVAVPLGGGAVRLLGLARRRDLRKAERLGLSDHPVEGFLARAVVLPPETPLSRVEPYLKEGGGRVLVGERLGEGWRLLGIFTRTDLYRKRPPGEKPLGERLLEALPEGARRVLLALKEAFPQGIYLVGGSVRDALLGRSGPDIDLVLEPGVRAGEVARFLVERFGGSYGLHYAFGTARVRLSFGLVLDLAESREEVYPYPGALPQVRPAPIAKDLERRDYTVNAMALSLASLELLDPYGGLKDLELRLLRPLHPLAFVEDPSRIVRGARLAARLAFRLAEEALSALPPALLPEVLRTASRSRLRDELFLTLEEETFYGALALLEELGALAPLYGLRLPPPEPFGRLRPPREEARGERLLPEARLLLLLFFQEEPLGRAQALGLPRRLQEGLSVLLKAAGGEPLEAEREALEKEPLRSAFLALFPEKEAWLSQRRRVLMGRDLLQLGLKPGPRVGEILRRVAEARTRGEVRTFAEELELARKLVGDGTLSAPQ